DNA from Chitinophaga pendula:
GATGAGGTCTTTGGTATCGTCGATGCTATCGATGATACCATTATTATTGCGATCGCTGGTTTCGTCGTCGGTACCACACTCGAAGAAAAAGCGCATCCCCGGTATGTAGGTGCCATTGCGGATGAGGCGATGCATGATACGGTCGGTGGTTTCGTTGTAGCCGTTGTTGCGTTCGCGGCTTCGCCACCAGAGCGAGCCGGAGAATACGCCTGCCAGCTGGAAGATGTCGGGATGCCGCCAAACGATGTCGAGGGCGGAGAGGCCACCGAGGGAGTAGCCGGCAAATGCCAGGCGGGTAAACCGGAGGTCTACGTATTGTTGACGAAGAAAGGGAAGCAATTCTTTGATAACGAATCGGGTGTATAGTTCGGCGCGAGCGCCTCTGCCGCCCGCGTCGATGACGGCGGCGGTGCCATATTCCTGTTTGCGTTGGGGGCCGGCATGTATGCAGACAACCAGCAGTGGTGTGATGGATTCCTGCTGATAGAGGGTATCAAGCAAGGAGGGAAGTTGGAGGGTGTCCATATCCTGGCCATCATTTACGAGGAGGAGGTCCATTTCGCGGCAGTCGGTATCGGGGCGGTACCCATCGAAGGTGACGGTTCGCTGCAGCCATTCCGAGTGTTGTGAATAAGTGATTTTGATAGCTCCCTTCATGTCCGCAATTTAAGTGGGAAAATTGCCATTTTACTTTTAAATTTATAGAAATGCTATCTGGTGACAGAAAACTACTATAAATGGCTTTCGCCGCACCTAGGTCGAGAGTTCGAAATGCTGGTCTATGGAGAACGAGGTGTTCCGCTCATTCTTTTTCCGACCTCAATGGGACGATATTACGAGAGTAAGGATTTTGGCCTTATAGAAAGTGTGCGTTGGTTTGTGGACCAGGGCCTGGTCAAGATCTATTGTCCGGACAGTATAGATGCCAGCAGCTGGTATAACCGGCGCATCCCTGCTGCTGATCGTGCTTACAATCACAGTTGTTATGACAAGGTATTGTTGCATGAGGTGGTGGAAAGGGCGTTGCAGGAGACGGGGCATGATCGGGTGGTGGCTGCAGGGTGTAGCTTTGGTGGCTATCATGCGGCTAATTTTGCTTTCCGGCATCCGGAGCGGGTATCTTATCTTTTTAGTTTGAGCGGTACTTTCGATATAGGTGACCGGGTAGATGGGCGTCATGACGACGATAATATTTATTATAACAATCCTGTGTCCTATATGCCGGACAACCAGCATGCGGACCTATGGCGAATGGGCATTATTCTTGGGGTAGCGGAGCACGATATCACGCGGACCCAGAATGAGGAGATGTCGGCGCTGCTGAACGGTAAGCAGATCCAGCACTGGCTGGATGTACGACCTAATGCGGTACATGACTGGCCGGTGTGGCGGGAAATGCTGCCTCACTATTTGTCTTTACTCCCCACTTCGTGACCAACTGATCAACATTACACATTATTGCTAACCGGCATTGCGCATAAAAAATTCAGCATCCATGAAAAAGATAGGCTTGCTTTTCGGACAGGAGAACACCTTTCCACAGGCATTTGTAGAACGGGTGAGACAGCGAAACGTCCCCGGCATCAGTGCAGAGTTTGTAACGATCGATAAGGTTATTCAGGGTAATGCCTCAGATTATTCGGTGATCATTGACCGCATTTCGCAGGATGTTCCTTTTTATCGTTCGTGGTTGAAACATGCTGCTATTGGTGGAACGGCGGTGATCAACAATCCGTTCTGGTGGAGTGCGGATGAGAAGTTTGTGAATAACGAGCTGGCGGCGAAGATCGGCGTGGCGGTGCCCAGGACGGTATTATTGCCCTCGCGGGAATTGCCAGATAATACGGCGGACAATTCGTTCCGTAACCTGTTGTATCCGTTGGACTGGCCTTATATATTTGATCATGTTCGTTTTCCTGCGTATATGAAACCATTTGCGGGTGGGGGCTGGCGGCATGTGTATCGCCTGGAGAGTTCGGAGCAGTTCTTTGAGCAGCATGCGACGACAGGGCAGTTGGTGATGTTATTGCAGGAGGAGATTGTTTTTGACAGTTATTACCGTTGTTATTGTATTGGCGGTAAACATGTACATATTATGCCTTATGATCCCCGGCTGCCGCATCATCAGCGTTATGAGGCCTCTTATCCTGATAATCCGGCATTGCTGGAGACGATACGGGAGCAGGTGATCCGGCTGAACCAGTATCTGGGGTATGATTTCAACACAGTGGAGATGGCGGTACGGGATGGTATCCCTTATGCGATTGATTTCTGTAATCCGGCTCCGGATGCGGATATTCATTCTGTGGGAGCGGAAAATTTTGAGTGGGTGGTGAATACGGCTGCTGACTATGCGATCGAGCGGGCGTTGGCGCAGGTACCAGGGCAGGACAACCTTACCTGGGGAGGCTATTTACAAGGGGCAGTGGGTACCGGCGGTGTGGTAGCCGCGGCGCCTAGGAAAAAGGCGGCGGCGCCCAAAAAGACGGATAAGGCAGCTCCTGCTAAAAAGGCGACAGAGAAAGCGAAAGCGGACAAGCCCAAGGAGCCTAAAGGCAAAAAGAAAGAAGCATAAATGACGGCCCGCATCAAAAAGATGCGGGCAAATACTACATTTGCAGACGGCGTTGCTGCGTACCTGATATATGCGGGTCGTTGTGCCTACAACAGAACTTATGCTAAAATACTTCACACTCGGCATCGAAGAAGAATACATGGTGATGGACCCTGTCACCCGGGAGTTACGCTCACACGAACAGAAGATCGTAGAGCACGCCCATAAGGTGATC
Protein-coding regions in this window:
- a CDS encoding ATP-grasp domain-containing protein, which translates into the protein MKKIGLLFGQENTFPQAFVERVRQRNVPGISAEFVTIDKVIQGNASDYSVIIDRISQDVPFYRSWLKHAAIGGTAVINNPFWWSADEKFVNNELAAKIGVAVPRTVLLPSRELPDNTADNSFRNLLYPLDWPYIFDHVRFPAYMKPFAGGGWRHVYRLESSEQFFEQHATTGQLVMLLQEEIVFDSYYRCYCIGGKHVHIMPYDPRLPHHQRYEASYPDNPALLETIREQVIRLNQYLGYDFNTVEMAVRDGIPYAIDFCNPAPDADIHSVGAENFEWVVNTAADYAIERALAQVPGQDNLTWGGYLQGAVGTGGVVAAAPRKKAAAPKKTDKAAPAKKATEKAKADKPKEPKGKKKEA
- a CDS encoding alpha/beta fold hydrolase, which translates into the protein MGRYYESKDFGLIESVRWFVDQGLVKIYCPDSIDASSWYNRRIPAADRAYNHSCYDKVLLHEVVERALQETGHDRVVAAGCSFGGYHAANFAFRHPERVSYLFSLSGTFDIGDRVDGRHDDDNIYYNNPVSYMPDNQHADLWRMGIILGVAEHDITRTQNEEMSALLNGKQIQHWLDVRPNAVHDWPVWREMLPHYLSLLPTS
- a CDS encoding alpha/beta hydrolase produces the protein MKGAIKITYSQHSEWLQRTVTFDGYRPDTDCREMDLLLVNDGQDMDTLQLPSLLDTLYQQESITPLLVVCIHAGPQRKQEYGTAAVIDAGGRGARAELYTRFVIKELLPFLRQQYVDLRFTRLAFAGYSLGGLSALDIVWRHPDIFQLAGVFSGSLWWRSRERNNGYNETTDRIMHRLIRNGTYIPGMRFFFECGTDDETSDRNNNGIIDSIDDTKDLIGELIAKGYQPDTDIHYMEIPGGRHDIPTWTTAMEAFLRWGWSK